The following coding sequences lie in one Zingiber officinale cultivar Zhangliang chromosome 2B, Zo_v1.1, whole genome shotgun sequence genomic window:
- the LOC122049547 gene encoding CBL-interacting serine/threonine-protein kinase 21-like, whose protein sequence is MMVGKYELKRTIGEGMFAKVKLGVEVESNATVAVKVIDKKTVIKNNLMYQVKREISTMKLLDHPNIVKIREVLATKTKIYLVMEYVAGGPLSDKLDYLKKIDEKEARKYFHQLIDAVDYCHSRGVYHRDLKPENLLLDSKGNIKVSDFGLSALKKPGDLLSTACGSPSYVAPEVITHKSYDGAAADIWSCGVVLFQLLAGFLPFQDRTLTNLYRKIAIADYTFPVRFTSAQKKLISKILEPLPTKRARISNILEEEWFKVDYRQNVGLDCDENYLSQTSSGETQTHGENNSWRFINAFRLIAMSKDLDLSGLFQEEKIKFGSEHPVDETFAKIEVAAKDVDLSVKRINNSRVRLHVSKGLSRSRSHYSLSAEVVEVTPKYCVIEVSKSAGDLGSYKEFCKSLSSLLKDNSRSS, encoded by the exons ATGATGGTCGGTAAGTACGAGCTTAAGCGCACCATCGGCGAGGGGATGTTCGCGAAGGTGAAGCTCGGGGTGGAGGTGGAGAGCAACGCCACCGTCGCCGTTAAAGTCATCGACAAGAAGACGGTCATCAAGAACAACTTAATGTATcag GTGAAGAGGGAGATCAGCACGATGAAACTCCTTGATCATCCAAACATCGTCAAGATTCGTGAAGTACTTGCAACAAAGACGAAGATATACCTTGTAATGGAGTATGTAGCAGGAGGGCCACTCTCTGATAAGCTG GATTATCTGAAGAAAATAGATGAGAAGGAAGCCAGAAAATACTTCCATCAGTTAATTGACGCTGTGGATTACTGCCACAGCAGAGGAGTCTATCACAGGGACCTCAAg CCGGAGAATTTACTATTAGACAGTAAGGGAAACATCAAAGTATCAGACTTCGGACTGAGTGCGCTGAAAAag CCAGGGGACTTGCTGTCCACTGCTTGTGGGTCCCCGAGCTACGTGGCTCCGGAG gtGATCACCCACAAAAGCTACGATGGAGCTGCTGCTGATATATGGTCCTGTGGCGTCGTTCTGTTTCAACTGCTTGCTGGTTTTCTGCCCTTCCAAGACAGAACCCTCACCAACTTATACCGAAAG attgCTATAGCAGATTATACATTTCCAGTTCGGTTCACTAGTGCACAAAAGAAACTTATTTCCAAAATTTTGGAGCCATTACCAACAAAG agGGCAAGGATTTCAAATATCTTGGAGGAAGAGTGGTTTAAAGTGGATTACAGGCAAAATGTAGGACTTGATTGTGATGAGAATTATTTGAGCCAAACTTCCAGTGGCGAAACGCAAACCCACGgc GAAAATAATTCTTGGAGATTTATTAATGCTTTTCGGCTCATTGCCATGTCAAAGGATCTTGATTTGTCTGGGCTTTTTCAGGAAGAA aaAATAAAGTTTGGCTCGGAGCACCCTGTTGATGAAACATTTGCCAAGATCGAGGTTGCTGCCAAAGATGTGGACCTCTCTGTCAAAAGAATAAATAATTCCAGG GTGAGACTCCATGTTAGCAAAGGATTATCAAGAAGTAGATCACACTATAGCTTATCAGCAGAG gtgGTGGAGGTGACACCAAAATATTGTGTTATTGAAGTTTCAAAATCTGCAGGGGATTTAGGATCCTACAAAGAG TTTTGCAAGAGCCTATCAAGTTTGCTGAAGGACAACTCTCGGAGTTCATGA
- the LOC122047231 gene encoding uncharacterized protein LOC122047231 isoform X1 codes for MAAGGSFDQWQKDAFFTAAEEVQESADTLESFYRMWMRNHKVRFDSEASDELQRELQTALGTAKWQLEDFGKAVQMNHRSLSSEDTAVIRHKQFLSVIGSQIMRIEKGLNGSLIEEGKQPLRWVQLDKQERDDLADFLSGVPSDRRQAKHVDRYCYDSPWSYDSECMLNKRDAFEVVNKESYERKATEVEQSRGQINPLSSSEAGDWKIVIADEETENTPVETRSEGLTHISDKIWKSKTRRHDLSYYLKGVTRFIQRVNGMNARIRNCSNVSTSQHLIGKVGAFRRRTDEARQQMHVLRYLWMTCLLLLSIVLVIPFVLYSA; via the exons ATGGCGGCCGGTGGTAGCTTCGATCAGTGGCAGAAAGATGCATTTTTTACCGCGGCGGAGGAGGTGCAGGAATCGGCCGATAC ACTGGAATCCTTCTATAGAATGTGGATGAGGAACCACAAAGTTAGGTTTGATTCGGAAGCATCAGATGAGTTGCAAAGGGAACTCCAAACTGCTCTGGGAACTGCAAAGTGGCAG CTGGAGGACTTTGGAAAAGCTGTCCAAATGAACCACAGAAGTCTTTCTTCCGAGGATACTGCAGTCATTAGGCACAAGCAATTTCTTTCTGTAATTGGGAGCCAAATTATGCGAATCGAGAAAGGGTTGAATGGTTCATTGATTGAAGAAGGGAAGCAACCCCTACGTTGGGTTCAATTAGATAAACAAGAACGAGACGACCTCGCGGATTTTCTTTCTGGGGTGCCAAGTGATCGACGACAAGCAAAACATGTCGATCGTTATTGTTATGATTCCCCTTGGAGCTATGACAGCGAGTGTATGTTGAATAAGAGAGATGCATTTGAAGTTGTGAACAAAGAATCATATGAAAGGAAAGCCACAGAGGTAGAACAATCTCGTGGGCAAATTAATCCATTAAGTTCATCAGAAGCTGGTGATTGGAAAATTGTTATTGCCGATGAAGAAacagaaaatacaccggttgaAACTAGATCAGAGGGGCTCACTCATATATCTGACAAGATTTGGAAATCTAAGACTCGGAGGCATGACTTATCGTATTACTTAAAAGGAGTGACTCGGTTCATTCAG CGAGTTAATGGAATGAATGCAAGGATCAGAAATTGTTCAAATGTTTCCACTTCACAACATCTTATCGGGAAAGTTGGTGCATTCCGAAGACGTACAGACGAAGCACGACAACAAATGCATGTTCTCCGATATCTATGGATGACTTGTTTACTTCTCTTGAGCATTGTTTTAGTCA TACCATTCGTGCTATATTCAGCATGA
- the LOC122047231 gene encoding uncharacterized protein LOC122047231 isoform X2 has product MHFLPRRRRLESFYRMWMRNHKVRFDSEASDELQRELQTALGTAKWQLEDFGKAVQMNHRSLSSEDTAVIRHKQFLSVIGSQIMRIEKGLNGSLIEEGKQPLRWVQLDKQERDDLADFLSGVPSDRRQAKHVDRYCYDSPWSYDSECMLNKRDAFEVVNKESYERKATEVEQSRGQINPLSSSEAGDWKIVIADEETENTPVETRSEGLTHISDKIWKSKTRRHDLSYYLKGVTRFIQRVNGMNARIRNCSNVSTSQHLIGKVGAFRRRTDEARQQMHVLRYLWMTCLLLLSIVLVIPFVLYSA; this is encoded by the exons ATGCATTTTTTACCGCGGCGGAGGAG ACTGGAATCCTTCTATAGAATGTGGATGAGGAACCACAAAGTTAGGTTTGATTCGGAAGCATCAGATGAGTTGCAAAGGGAACTCCAAACTGCTCTGGGAACTGCAAAGTGGCAG CTGGAGGACTTTGGAAAAGCTGTCCAAATGAACCACAGAAGTCTTTCTTCCGAGGATACTGCAGTCATTAGGCACAAGCAATTTCTTTCTGTAATTGGGAGCCAAATTATGCGAATCGAGAAAGGGTTGAATGGTTCATTGATTGAAGAAGGGAAGCAACCCCTACGTTGGGTTCAATTAGATAAACAAGAACGAGACGACCTCGCGGATTTTCTTTCTGGGGTGCCAAGTGATCGACGACAAGCAAAACATGTCGATCGTTATTGTTATGATTCCCCTTGGAGCTATGACAGCGAGTGTATGTTGAATAAGAGAGATGCATTTGAAGTTGTGAACAAAGAATCATATGAAAGGAAAGCCACAGAGGTAGAACAATCTCGTGGGCAAATTAATCCATTAAGTTCATCAGAAGCTGGTGATTGGAAAATTGTTATTGCCGATGAAGAAacagaaaatacaccggttgaAACTAGATCAGAGGGGCTCACTCATATATCTGACAAGATTTGGAAATCTAAGACTCGGAGGCATGACTTATCGTATTACTTAAAAGGAGTGACTCGGTTCATTCAG CGAGTTAATGGAATGAATGCAAGGATCAGAAATTGTTCAAATGTTTCCACTTCACAACATCTTATCGGGAAAGTTGGTGCATTCCGAAGACGTACAGACGAAGCACGACAACAAATGCATGTTCTCCGATATCTATGGATGACTTGTTTACTTCTCTTGAGCATTGTTTTAGTCA TACCATTCGTGCTATATTCAGCATGA
- the LOC122047233 gene encoding ACT domain-containing protein DS12, chloroplastic-like isoform X2 yields MALLAMAAGVLHPSLGLKLGQGGGSHSLRRFRSGISSSSKIRCPSLHTPISAYPTAVENGSFKATDKIPTPKVTIDQDSNPDATVVEIAFGDRLGALLDTMNSLRNLGLHVVKANEYSDSTGKHHRFMITNRSTGRKIDDPELLETIRLTIITNMLQYHPESSSKLAMGATFGVEPPEQKVDVDIATHIDIYDDGPDKSLLVVETADRPGLLVDLVRIINDINITVQSGEFDTEGLFAKAKFHVSYRNKAIIKSLQQVLFNSLSYFLRRPTTEDASF; encoded by the exons ATGGCGCTGCTTGCGATGGCTGCCGGTGTCCTCCATCCGAGCCTGGGCCTGAAGCTGGGACAGGGAGGTGGGAGCCACTCACTTCGTCGCTTCCGATCGGGGATCTCCAGCTCCTCAAAGATCAG ATGTCCATCCCTGCACACTCCTATATCCGCATACCCAACTGCTGTTGAG AATGGGAGTTTCAAAGCGACTGATAAAATTCCTACACCCAAAGTGACAATTGATCAAGACTCAAATCCAGATGCAACCGTCGTTGAGATAGCCTTTGGCGATCGCCTTGGTGCTCTACTTGATACT ATGAATTCTCTGAGGAACCTGGGGCTCCATGTTGTAAAGGCTAATGAATACTCGGACTCTACTGGGAAGCACCATAGATTCATGATAACTAACAG GTCTACTGGCCGTAAGATTGATGACCCAGAGTTGTTGGAAACAATTCGGCTGACAATTATCACCAATATGCTCCAATATCACCCG GAGTCTAGCAGTAAACTGGCCATGGGAGCAACTTTTGGAGTGGAGCCACCTGAGCAGAAG GTTGATGTGGACATTGCAACCCATATAGATATTTATGACGATGGACCTGACAAAAG CTTACTTGTGGTAGAGACAGCAGACCGCCCTGGTTTGCTGGTTGATCTTGTCAGGATCATCAACGACATAAATATCACAGTCCAGTCTGGAGAGTTCGACACCGAA GGAttgtttgccaaagcaaagttccaTGTCAGTTACAGGAACAAAGCCATCATCAAGTCCCTGCAACAG GTTCTCTTTAATAGCTTGAGCTATTTCTTGAGGAGGCCAACGACCGAGGACGCGAGCTTTTAG
- the LOC122047233 gene encoding ACT domain-containing protein DS12, chloroplastic-like isoform X1, which yields MALLAMAAGVLHPSLGLKLGQGGGSHSLRRFRSGISSSSKIRCPSLHTPISAYPTAVENGSFKATDKIPTPKVTIDQDSNPDATVVEIAFGDRLGALLDTMNSLRNLGLHVVKANEYSDSTGKHHRFMITNSFMDKALLLSTGRKIDDPELLETIRLTIITNMLQYHPESSSKLAMGATFGVEPPEQKVDVDIATHIDIYDDGPDKSLLVVETADRPGLLVDLVRIINDINITVQSGEFDTEGLFAKAKFHVSYRNKAIIKSLQQVLFNSLSYFLRRPTTEDASF from the exons ATGGCGCTGCTTGCGATGGCTGCCGGTGTCCTCCATCCGAGCCTGGGCCTGAAGCTGGGACAGGGAGGTGGGAGCCACTCACTTCGTCGCTTCCGATCGGGGATCTCCAGCTCCTCAAAGATCAG ATGTCCATCCCTGCACACTCCTATATCCGCATACCCAACTGCTGTTGAG AATGGGAGTTTCAAAGCGACTGATAAAATTCCTACACCCAAAGTGACAATTGATCAAGACTCAAATCCAGATGCAACCGTCGTTGAGATAGCCTTTGGCGATCGCCTTGGTGCTCTACTTGATACT ATGAATTCTCTGAGGAACCTGGGGCTCCATGTTGTAAAGGCTAATGAATACTCGGACTCTACTGGGAAGCACCATAGATTCATGATAACTAACAG CTTCATGGATAAAGCTCTACTGTT GTCTACTGGCCGTAAGATTGATGACCCAGAGTTGTTGGAAACAATTCGGCTGACAATTATCACCAATATGCTCCAATATCACCCG GAGTCTAGCAGTAAACTGGCCATGGGAGCAACTTTTGGAGTGGAGCCACCTGAGCAGAAG GTTGATGTGGACATTGCAACCCATATAGATATTTATGACGATGGACCTGACAAAAG CTTACTTGTGGTAGAGACAGCAGACCGCCCTGGTTTGCTGGTTGATCTTGTCAGGATCATCAACGACATAAATATCACAGTCCAGTCTGGAGAGTTCGACACCGAA GGAttgtttgccaaagcaaagttccaTGTCAGTTACAGGAACAAAGCCATCATCAAGTCCCTGCAACAG GTTCTCTTTAATAGCTTGAGCTATTTCTTGAGGAGGCCAACGACCGAGGACGCGAGCTTTTAG